In Arachis hypogaea cultivar Tifrunner chromosome 17, arahy.Tifrunner.gnm2.J5K5, whole genome shotgun sequence, a single window of DNA contains:
- the LOC140180722 gene encoding uncharacterized protein: MDREKSLMVLVHCSGKIKKSNRHGVKFTDKEPLSIFIRSTDTLSDLKRNILQKAGLAGAKLMKKVFYKILMAVVSSGVQYETFVIRSDEEMGVLFHCRQSFLEAEFEYWFDIMRIENPVMCDWANRLEYDKWTQHQDGGRRFGHMTTNISECVNSVLKGTQNLPVTALVKSTYGRLAELFIVRGQIAEAQLESGQRFCQALVKAIERNLKDARDRTCDCGYFQALHYPCCHAIACCAQSRLDWATYIHEVYTMSKVFNVYRMGFLPPILEGLWPTYAGPTIIPDPNMRRAREGRPMLTRIRNTMDEADTGRPK, from the exons atGGATAGAGAGAAAAGCTTGATGGTTCTAGTCCACTGTTctggtaaaattaaaaaaagtaacagGCATGGTGTTAAGTTCACGGATAAAGAACCGCTGAGCATTTTTATCCGATCGACTGATACTTTGTCTGATCTGAAGAGGAACATATTGCAGAAGGCAGGGTTAGCTGGGGCCAAGTTGATGAAGAAGGTGTTCTACAAGATTCTGATGGCGGTCGTGTCGAGTGGTGTGCAGTATGAAACATTTGTCATAAGGTCAGATGAAGAGATGGGGGTGTTGTTTCATTGTCGGCAGAGTTTTCTGGAGGCTGAGTTTGAGTACTGGTTTGATATTATGAGGATTGAGAATCCGGTCATGTGTGATTGGGCCAACCGGCTGGAGTACGATAAGTGGACCCAACACCAGGATGGAGGCAGACGGTTCGGCCACATGACGACGAACATATCCGAATGTGTTAACTCTGTACTGAAGGGGACACAGAATCTTCCGGTAACTGCACTTGTGAAATCCACATATGGGAGATTAGCAGAGCTTTTTATCGTCCGAGGGCAGATAGCAGAGGCGCAGTTGGAATCAGGCCAACGGTTTTGCCAGGCCCTGGTCAAGGCGATAGAGCGCAACCTAAAAGATGCGAG AGATCGCACTTGTGACTGCGGGTACTTTCAAGCTCTCCATTACCCTTGCTGCCATGCGATTGCATGCTGTGCTCAGTCCCGGTTAGACTGGGCTACGTACATCCATGAGGTTTATACCATGAGTAAGGTGTTCAACGTATATCGGATGGGATTTTTGCCACCTATTCTAGAGGGTCTCTGGCCAACATACGCCGGTCCTACTATCATCCCTGATCCTAACATGAGACGTGCCAGAGAAGGGCGACCAATGTTAACAAGAATCCGTAACACCATGGATGAGGCCGATACTGGTCGGCCGAAGTGA
- the LOC112766724 gene encoding E3 ubiquitin-protein ligase SINAT5, with protein MDLESIECVSSSDGMDEDEIHPHHHSEFPSTKPRNGGANNNNSVGPNAITPATSVHELLECPVCTNSMYPPIHQCHNGHTLCSTCKTRVHNRCPTCRQELGDIRCLALEKVAESLELPCKYYSLGCPEIFPYYSKLKHETVCNFRPYSCPYAGSECSVVGDIPFLVAHLRDDHKVDMHTGCTFNHRYVKSNPREVENATWMLTVFHCFGQYFCLHFEAFQLGMAPVYMAFLRFMGDENEARNYSYSLEVGANGRKLIWEGTPRSVRDSHRKVRDSHDGLIIQRNMALFFSGGDRKELKLRVTGRIWKEQQNPDGGVCIPNLCS; from the exons ATGGACTTGGAAAGCATCGAGTGTGTGTCATCCTCGGATGGCATGGACGAGGATGAGATCCACCCTCACCATCATTCTGAGTTTCCTTCCACAAAACCTCGCAATGGAGGAGCCAATAACAACAATTCTGTGGGTCCCAATGCCATAACTCCTGCAACCAGCGTCCATGAGTTACTGGAATGCCCCGTATGTACAAATTCAATGTACCCCCCAATTCATCAG TGCCACAATGGGCACACGCTGTGTTCCACATGTAAAACAAGGGTACACAACCGGTGCCCCACTTGTAGACAAGAGCTTGGAGATATCAGGTGCCTAGCCTTGGAGAAGGTGGCTGAATCACTTGAGTTACCATGCAAGTACTATTCCCTTGGATGTCCAGAAATATTTCCATACTACAGCAAGCTTAAGCATGAGACTGTATGCAATTTTAGGCCATACAGTTGTCCTTATGCTGGATCAGAGTGTTCTGTTGTTGGGGATATTCCCTTCCTCGTCGCTCATTTGAGGGACGATCATAAAGTGGACATGCACACAGGATGCACATTCAACCATAGATATGTGAAATCAAATCCCAGGGAAGTAGAGAACGCAACCTGGATGCTCACA GTGTTTCATTGTTTTGGTCAGTACTTCTGCCTCCACTTTGAAGCTTTCCAGCTTGGGATGGCTCCTGTGTACATGGCATTCCTTCGTTTTATGGGTGATGAGAATGAGGCTCGGAACTATAGCTATAGCCTAGAGGTTGGGGCCAATGGCAGGAAACTCATCTGGGAGGGTACGCCTAGAAGTGTTCGGGATAGCCACCGGAAAGTTAGGGATAGTCATGATGGCCTCATTATTCAACGAAACATGGCCCTATTTTTCTCTGGTGGGGATAGGAAGGAGCTGAAGCTCAGAGTCACTGGAAGAATATGGAAGGAACAACAGAATCCAGATGGTGGAGTGTGCATACCAAATCTTTGTAGCTGA
- the LOC112766723 gene encoding pentatricopeptide repeat-containing protein At3g49240, mitochondrial produces the protein MALSKATFFTHLRAAVIQHKHRRPPSSTVSLRLLSFSSPEEAAAERRRRKRQLRIEPPLSALNRSQQQQQQQTQKSQSPPYYLNPNNPKLPEHVSALNGNRLNLHNKILTLIRENDLDEAALYTRHSIYSNCRPTIFTINAVLTALLRQSRYSDLLSLHRFITQAGVVPNIITHNLVFQTYLDCRKPDTALEHYKQFLNDAPMNPSPTTYRILIKGLVDNGKLERALEIKEEMDSKGLATDPLVYHYLMLGHARNSDSDGVIRLYEDLKEKLGGVVEDGVVFGCLMKGYFLKGMEKEAMESFVEAVGEGSKKKMSAIAFNSVLDALNKNGKFDEALKLFDRMRSEHNPPWRLSVNLGSFNVMVDGYCAQGRFKEAIEVFGKMGEYRCSPDTLSYNNLIEQLCNNGMLVEAEEVYGEMEGKGVNPDEFTYGLLMDTCFKESRPDDAAGYFRKMVDSGLRPNLAVYNRLVDGLVKIGKIDEAKSFFDLMVKKLKMDVASYQFMMKVLSDEGRLDEVLQIVDTLLDDNGVDFDEEFQEFVKGLLRKEGREEELTKLMEEKERQKAEAKAKEIEAAEAAKRSARAAVASLLPSKLFGNKDADSEAKESNDANASEPELAERITETEGSVDGETKNEVTA, from the coding sequence ATGGCTCTCTCAAAGGCTACGTTTTTTACCCACCTTAGAGCCGCCGTGATACAGCACAAGCACCGCCGTCCTCCATCCTCCACGGTATCCCTCCGCCTTCTCTCATTCTCCTCCCCAGAAGAAGCCGCTGCCGAGCGCCGCCGACGCAAGCGCCAGCTCCGCATCGAGCCCCCTCTCTCCGCCCTTAACCGTTcccaacagcaacaacaacaacaaactcAGAAATCGCAATCCCCTCCGTACTACCTGAACCCTAACAATCCCAAACTACCCGAACACGTGTCAGCACTAAACGGCAACCGTCTCAACCTTCATAACAAAATCTTAACCCTAATTCGCGAGAACGATCTCGACGAGGCGGCGCTCTACACGCGCCACTCCATTTATTCCAACTGCCGCCCAACGATTTTCACCATCAACGCTGTACTCACCGCCCTCCTCCGCCAGTCACGCTACTCCGACCTCCTCTCTCTCCACCGCTTTATCACCCAGGCCGGCGTCGTTCCAAACATCATCACGCACAACCTTGTCTTCCAGACCTACCTTGATTGCCGGAAGCCTGATACTGCATTGGAGCATTACAAGCAGTTCCTCAATGATGCACCGATGAACCCTTCCCCAACGACGTACCGGATTCTGATCAAGGGTTTGGTGGATAATGGGAAGCTTGAGCGTGCCTTGGAGATCAAGGAAGAAATGGATTCTAAGGGTCTTGCAACTGACCCTCTCGTTTATCACTATTTGATGCTTGGTCATGCTAGGAATTCGGATTCGGATGGCGTGATTAGGTTGTATGAGGATTTAAAGGAGAAATTGGGCGGGGTTGTTGAGGACGGTGTCGTGTTTGGGTGCTTGATGAAAGGGTATTTCTTGAAGGGGATGGAGAAGGAGGCCATGGAGAGTTTTGTGGAGGCTGTTGGGGAAGGTTCTAAGAAAAAGATGAGTGCTATCGCTTTTAATTCTGTGCTGGATGCCTTGAACAAGAATGGGAAGTTCGACGAGGCATTGAAGCTGTTTGATAGGATGAGGAGCGAACACAATCCACCATGGAGGCTGTCTGTGAATTTGGGGAGCTTTAATGTCATGGTGGATGGGTATTGTGCTCAAGGAAGGTTTAAGGAGGCCATTGAAGTTTTTGGGAAGATGGGGGAGTATAGGTGCAGCCCCGATACACTGTCGTATAACAATTTGATTGAGCAGTTGTGTAACAATGGGATGCTTGTGGAAGCTGAGGAGGTTTATGGGGAAATGGAGGGGAAGGGAGTGAACCCTGATGAGTTCACTTATGGCTTGTTGATGGATACCTGCTTCAAAGAGAGTAGGCCTGATGATGCTGCTGGGTACTTTAGGAAGATGGTGGATTCAGGGCTCAGGCCTAACTTGGCCGTTTACAATAGGTTGGTTGATGGATTGGTGAAAATCGGAAAGATCGACGAGGCAAAGTCTTTCTTTGACTTAATGGTGAAGAAGCTCAAGATGGATGTTGCTAGCTATCAGTTCATGATGAAGGTGCTAAGTGATGAGGGAAGGTTGGATGAGGTGCTTCAGATTGTTGATACGTTGTTGGACGACAATGGGGTTGATTTCGACGAGGAGTTTCAGGAGTTTGTTAAGGGGTTGTTGAGGAAGGAAGGCAGAGAAGAGGAGTTGACGAAactgatggaggagaaggagcgGCAGAAAGCTGAAGCAAAGGCTAAGGAGATTGAGGCAGCTGAGGCTGCAAAAAGAAGTGCTAGAGCTGCAGTTGCTTCATTGCTTCCTTCCAAGTTGTTTGGGAATAAGGAtgctgattcagaggctaaagagAGCAATGATGCAAATGCTTCTGAGCCAGAGTTGGCAGAGAGAATAACTGAAACTGAGGGTTCAGTTGATGGAGAGACTAAAAATGAGGTAACCGCTTGA